GAGGTCAAGCCCGGGGACACGGTCCGGGTCGAGGGCTCCCGTGAAGGCCCGCTGCGGTTTTCGTTGGACGCCCGGCAGGGCGCGTAAGTTCCGGGCCGGATCGCCGGTGCGAACTGCGGCTTGCTGCCGGGTCCGCCGCCGATACGCTTCGCCGGACATGGGCACCTGGTTCCGATGGCTTGCGCTGACGGCGGCGGCACTCTCGGGGATCCCCGCGAATGCCGCCGGTCTGCCGTCGGCGCTGGAGACCGCGGCGGGAACGGTCCGATCGGTGGGCCCCGAGGGCCGGGGTCATGAGGCCGCGGCGGCGGCGTGGTCCGTGCTGGCCGGGGCGCCCGTCGCCGCGGTGCCCGGGCTGCTGGCGGCCATGGACGGCGCCAATGACTACGCGCTGAACTGGCTGCGATCTGCGGTGGAAACTGTCGTGCAGCGTGGGGCGGCTTCCGGGCAGGTCGTCGCCCTTGCGGACTTGGAAGCCTTTGTCGGTGACACCGGCCACCATCCGCGGGCCCGGCGCATGGCGTTCGAACTCCTGCAGGGGCAGGATCCCGTCCGGGCCAGCGTGTTGCTGGACCAGTTCCTCAATGATCCGGGCACGGAGATGCGTCGGGATGCCGTTGCCCGGCTCGCCGGCCGTGCGGCGGCGCTGGCGGAGTCCGGAGACACCGCGGGTGCGGTGGCGTCCTTCCGCCGTGCCCTGGCAGCCGCCCGGGAGGCGGATCAGGTGGATGAACTGGCGCAGAAGCTCCGGGGATTGGGTGAACCGGTGGACCTCCGGGAGACCTTTGGCTGGGTGACCCGATGGAAGGTGATCGGGCCCTTCGACAACTCCGGCGGTGGCGGGTTTTCCAGCAGCTTCCCTCCGGAGGAATCGGTGGACCTTGCCGCAGAACACGGCGGCAAGGGTGTGAGGGTCCGCTGGCAGGATTACGAGACCCTCGATGAATATGGGCTCGTGGATTTCAACCGGCCCCTGTCGCCCTTGAAGGAGGTCACGGGGTATGCGTGGACGGAATTCTGGTCGGAAACCGGGCGGCCCGCCCAGATCCGGCTCGGTTGCAAGAATGGCTGGAAGGTTTGGGTGAACGGACAGTTCCTGTTCGGGCGCGACGAATATCATCGCGCTGCGGAGATGGACCAGTACCGCCTTCCCTTCGAGCTGCGGCCAGGCCGGAACACGATTCTCGTCAAGTGCTGCCAGAATGAGCAGACCGAGGACTGGACGCGGGAGTGGGAATTCCAGTTGCGCGTGACGGATGCCGAGGGAACGCCGATTCGATCCTCAAAATGATGCCCGAAGTGATGACTACGCGGTGGCGGGTGCTGGTTCCATGGTTGCTGGCCACCGGGCTGCTCGGAGCGGCAGACTGGACTCAGTTTCGGGGGCCGAACGGAGATGGGGTTGCCTCGGGTGCCCGGGTGCCCGAGCGGCTGGATCCGCAGTCCATCCTGTGGACGGCGCCGCTGCCCGGGCGGGGTCTTTCTTCACCACTGATCATCGGTGACCGGATTTTCGTGACGGCCACCAGCGGTGCGAAGCAGGACCGCCTGCATGTGTTGTGTTTCAACCTGGCGGACGGCTCCCTGCGTTGGGAGCGCCAGTTCTGGGCCACCGGGCGGACGATGACCCACGAAAAGATCAGCGGCGCCACGCCATCACCCGCGAGTGACGGGAGGAGAATCTACGCGCTGTTCTCGTCCAACGATTGCGTGGCCCTCGACCTCGACGGCCGGCTGGTCTGGTACCGGGGACTGGGTCGTGACTACCCCAATGCCAGCAATTCGCTGGGCATGTCGTCGTCACTGGTGGTCACCGACGGCGTCGTGATCACCCAGGTGGAGAACGACGCCGAGTCGTTCACCGCGGGTCTGGATGCAGTCACCGGGGTCAACCGCTGGAAACTGGATCGCCCCAAACGGTCCAATTGGACCTCACCCGTTTTGATCACGGACCCGGAAGGACGCATCCGGGTCGCCCTCCAGTCCTTTCAGGGAGTGACCTTGGTGGATCCCAAGACCGGAACCACGGTGGCCAGCTACGCCGAAGGGGCCTCCACGGTACCGTCGTCCACGGTGAGCGGCGGACGTCTGTACGTGCCTTCCCAGGGGCTGACCGTGCTTGAGCTGGCCCCCGACGGAACCGCGTTCCGACAGGTGTGGCGGTCCGGACAACTGCGTCCGGGAACGCCCAGCCCCGTGGTGCTGGACGGTCGCGTGTTCACGCTGAACGACGGTGGCATTTTGACCTGTGCTGACGCGACCGATGGGCGCCGGCTCTGGCAGTTGCGGCTTCAGGGCCCTTTCAGCGCGACCCCCGTGGCAGCCGGCGGCCGGCTCTATTGCGTCAACGAAAACGGTGTGGTCCAAGTGGTGGATCCCGCCCGGGTCTCGGACCCCGAAGCGCCCGAGGCCGCCCAGATCGGGACCTTGGACCTCGGGCAGTCGATTATTGGAACACCATCCATCGCGGCGGACTCTCTCTGGGTGCGCAGTGATGGGCGGCTGTGGCGCATTGGGAGCCCGTCGGCCCTCTGACCGGTGGGCGAACGGCCGTCGGGCACCCGTTCTGCTGCGGCCCTACTGCCGGAGGTTCTCGGGATTGAGACCCAGAAGATCCTTGGGCAGGAAGCGCCCGTCCTTGCGGATCAGCTCGTCGTCGAACCAGACCTCCCCGCCGCCCCATTCGGGTCGCTGGATGAGGACCATGTCCCAGTGGACCGCCGACCGGTTTCCGTTGTCGCAGTCCTCGTAGGCCTGGCCCGGAGTCAGGTGCAGGGATCCGGCGATCTTCTCGTCGAAGAGGATGTCACACATCGGGTTCATGATGTACGGATTGAAACCGAGGCTGAATTCTCCGATGTACCGGGCCCCGGCGTCCGTATCGAGAATCTCATTGAGGCGCTTCGCCTCGGAGCCCGTGGCCCGGACGATCCGGCCGCTGCGGAACTCCAGCCGGATGTTCTCGAAGCGTGTGCCGGCATAGAGGGTGGGCGTATTGAACTGGATGGACCCCTCGACGGACCGGCGGACGGGGCAGGAAAAGACTTCACCATCCGGGATGTTCCGGGTGCCCTCGCAGGGTTTGGCGCCGATGCCCTTGATGCTGAAGCGAAGGTCGGTGCCCGGTCCCTTGATGGCCACCTGGTCGGCACGCTGCATCCGCCGGGTCAGCGGGGCCATGGCCCGGGACATCCGCCGGTAGTCCATGGTGCACACCTCGAAATAGAAATCCTCGAAGGCCTCGGTGCTCATGTTGGCCGCCTGGGCCATTGAGGGCGTGGGCCATCGCAGGACGCACCACCGGGTCTGGTTGACCCTGTGGTTCAAGACGGGACGCAGCGTTTTGGAATACAACCGCAACCGGTCTCCGGGCACATCACTGGATTCGGCGGCATTGTGCGTGCCCCGAACGGCAATGTAGGCCTGCATCCGGCGCATCCGCGACAGTTCGATGTCCCGGACGAGTTTTGCATGCAGCGGTCCGGTGTCCCGCACCGTTTCACGAATGAGCCGGGAATGCCGCACCTCGGCGATGGGAATCGCCCCGACGGCTCGGGCGGCCCGGATCAAGGCCACCCCGATTTCATCCGGCACGTCAATCAGGTCGAGGAGGATTCGATCCCCCTTCTGAAGGGCGCACGAGTAGTTGACGAGCACATCGGCAAGCCGGGCGTATCGAGGGTCAGCCATGTTGTACGCGCGGGAGAGTAGAGCGCTTCCGGCGTCGGGGAACTGGTTTTCCAATTGCGTGCGGGCCCGTCGGGGAGATCCCGGTACGGTCCCGAACCGTTTCGGCCTGGCGGAAACCACGCTCACGGCGCCGGATCTCGGCCCGGAGCAATTCCTCGGCGGACCAGCCCCGGGACTGACATTCGGCCGCCAGGCGAAAAAGTTCGGCGGCAATTTCGGTTCGGGAGGCTGTGGGAAGTCTCCGGTCCGGAGCGTCCATCAGTCCGGCCCTGACCGCCTTCCTCAGCAGCTGCTGGGCACGCATCAGTCCGGGGAGATGCCTTGGAATCCCATCCAATTGGGACGTTCGCTCCCCGGGAGATCCCGCCTTCTCCGCCTGCTTGATGCGTTCCCAGTTCGCCCAGACCTGGTCCACGTCCCGGGCCTGGGTCTCGCCGAACACGTGGGGGTGCCTGCGCACGAGCTTCGTGACCAGCCCGCGACAGATGCTGTCGAAGTCGAAGGAACGCCGCTCACGACCCAGCTGTGCGTGAAAGACGACCTGGAGGAGGAGGTCTCCCAGTTCCTCCGCGAGGTCGGCGTCATCGCCGCACTCGATGGCGTCGAGCAACTCATGGACCTCTTCCACGGCGTGCCAGCGGAGGGACCGGTGGTCCTGCTTCTGGTCCCAGGGGCATCCCCCAGGCCCACGAAGAATGGCCATGATTTCCAGCAGTTGCCGGAGCGGGGGCAGCGACCCGCGCGGGGGTCTTGGCTTCTGCGGGCGGGTTGGCTCCGGGGTGGAAATGGGGTTGCGTGGGGTCATAGAAGCACCAGGTCGTTGCGGTGGACCCACTCGGAGCGGGCGGCGGGGGTCCGGTCGGTCGAGGCCGTGCGAATGAGCCCGCGGGCGAATTCGCGACCGTCGTTGCCGGCGATGCTGACCACGTCGCCCGCCTCGAAGACACCCTCCGCGCGGGTGACCCCGGGCCCCAGCAGACTGCGTCCATTCTCGATCAAGGCCCGGCGAGCGCCATCGTCCACAAAAACGGTGCCCCTTGGCCGCTCGAAAAACGCGATCCACCGTTTCCGGGCGGGCAGGCGGGGGCTGGACGGCAGGAACAGGGTGCCCTCCTCCGCGCCGTCCAAAATGCGGCTCAGGACGTCAAACTGGCGGCCCGAAGCGATCACCATGGGAATTCCGGAGCGGGTGGCGATGCGCGCGGCCTGGATCTTGGTGGTCATACCTCCCACCGCGGTGACACTGTTGGTCCCGGAGGCCATCCGGACGATGGTGTCGTCAATCTGCGTGACGACCGGCAGCACCCGGGCGCCGGGGTGTCCAAAGTCCTCGATCAACCCGGCCACGGTGGTGAGCAGCACCAGAAGGTCTGCGGACATCAAACTGGCGACCAGCGCCGATAGCCGATCGTTGTCGCCAAATTTCAACTCGGTTATCGAAACGGCGTCATTCTCGTTAACGATGGGTAGAATACCGCGACGCAGGAGGGTGATCAGCGTGTTTCTCGCGTTCAGGTGGCGCGTGTGATCGGCAAGGTCGTCATGGGTCAAGAGCACCTGGGCGACCCCGAGATCGTAATGACGGAACAGGGATTCGTACCAGGCCATCAGGCGGGACTGGCCGACCGCGGCACAAGCCTGCAGCTCGTGAATGGCGCCGGGGCGACGGCTGTAACCCATCACGCCCATGCCGGCCCCGACGGCGCCCGAAGTGACCAGAAGGACCTCACAGCCACGGGAGCGCAGTCCGGCCAGTTGGGCGACCAGTTGGGTGATCTGGACGGGATCGAGGCGCTTGCCAGGATCGGTGAGGACCCCGGTGCCGAGTTTGACCACGACCCTTCGGGCGTTTTGGAACCATGGCTTGCGCACGGGAGGGGAAGGATGGCGATCCCGCCGGGGGCCGTCGAGACGCGCCCTCGAAGTTTCCGGGAGCCGGATCCTTGCAATTGCAGTGATTTGGTGGGAAGAACCGAGGGACAAAAGGATGGGTTGCAACCAGGAACAGTCGGCATGCCGGGGATTGGTGGTGGTGCTCCTGGGGTGGCTCGTCGCCGCTGCGCTCTTGCCGGGCGGGCACGCGGTCGCACAACCCGTCTTGCTCGGTGAATGGCCCGAATTCACCCGCGATGGGGAAGCCCAATCGGTTCGGGTGCACGACGATCTGGCCTATGTCGCCTCCGGGCTTGGGGGGCTGTTCATCATGGACATTTCGGATCCCGCCCGGCCGCGGTTGCGGAGCCGCCTGGATACCGACGGCTTCGCCAGGGCGGTGGCCGTGTCCAACCAACGGGCCTACGTGGCCGACTCCGAAAATGGGCTTGTGGTTGTGGATGTTTCCGCCCCTGGACTTCCGGTGGTGCTCGGGCGCGCCGCGACGGATGGGATGGCCGAAGATGTGCAGGTCGCCGGCGATCGGGCCTATGTAGCCATCGGTCTGGGCGGGGTGGCGATCTTCGGGATTTCGAATCCGGCGTCTCCGGTCCTCCTGGGCACGATCGCCACTTCGGGGCGGGCCGGCGGGCTGCAGGTGGTGGGGTCCCTCGTGTACGTGGCCGAGGGCCATGCCGGACTTCAGATCTACGACGCGTCCAATCCGTCGTCGCCCGCCCGTCTCGGGGGTGTGGACACCCCCGGATTTGCCACCGCCGTTGCGGTGGGTGGCACGTTGGCCTGTGTGGCCGACGGGCCAGGCGGGTTGCGGACGGTGTCGGTTGCCGTTCCGTCGGCGCCGTCGTTGATCGGCAGCCTGGCGACCGGTGGGGACGCCATGGGGGTTTGGATTCAGGACGGAATGGCGGCCGTGGCCTCGGCGCGTGCGGGCTGGCATTTGGTGTCGTTGTCCAACCCCGCCGCCCCGGTGCTCGTGGCCGCGGTCGCAAGCCGGGGCGCGGTGGTCGGCGTGCACCTTGGATTGCAGCACGCGGCGGTGGCTGATTTGCACTCCGGACTTTCCCTATTTCGGATCACCACACCGGCGACTCCCGTCCCTGTTGGGGGGTTGGCGGTGTCTGGGGAGGCGCAGGCCATCACGGTGGTGGATCAGCGGGCCTACGTCGCGGACTGGAGTGGTGGGCTCGAGATTCTCGATGGGGTCAACCCCACCCGGATTCAACGCCTCGGCGGGATCGGAAACGGAACCTCGGTGTCGGATGTCGAAGTGACCGGCAATACGGCGTTCGTGGCGGATTATCGCGATGGCCTTTTGATCTTCGATGTTTCCAATCCGGAGGTGCCGGTCCGATTGGGGGGATTTCCCGGAGTGTCCCAGTTGGTGGACTTGGAAGTCACCGGCGGACGCGCCTACCTGGCGCATGCCGATGGTCTGGAGATCGTGGATGTCGGCAATCCGACGGCCCCGGTGCGACTCGGCCGCTACCCGACGGATGGCGATGTGTTCCGGGTCACGGTCGTGGGGACGATCGCCTACCTCGGAGTGCGGGATTCGCTGGAGCGTCCGGGGTTTCAGGTGGTGGATGTCGGCAATGCGGCTTCACCGGGTTACCTCGGGGGTTTTCACACCGTCGGGCCGGTGTCCGGGATTTCGCTGGACGGCTCGAGGGCGTACGTCGCGGCGTCGGAATCGGGACTCCTGATCCTGGACGTTGGCAATCCGGCGGCGATCACGCTGATTTCAGCGGTGGCCACAGCGGGTCCGGCGCGAGGAGTGAACGTCGCCGGGGGCTCGGCGTTTGTGGCTGAGGATGGCGCCGGCCTCGGGGTTTTCGATGTGCGTTCACCCGGATCAGTGCGACGGATTGCCGGGACGGACACCCGTGGGGCGGCGCTTGCGGCGCGGTTGTTGGGCTCATGGGTTCATGTGGCGGACGGCCGCGGAGGCGTTGCCGTGGTGACCCAGTCCACGCCGGTGAACACGCCGCCCCGCATTGCCGACATTCCTGACCAGGAGATTGACGAGGGCGCTCCGTGGCAATTTGCCCTCTCGATCACCGATGCCGACCTGCCGGCGAACACGTGGACCGTGTCGCTGTTGAGCGGTCCTGCCGGGGCGACGGTAAGTCCGTCCGGCGTGGTGACGTGGACTCCGTCGGAAGCCCAGGGGCCGGCGACGCACACGATGATTGTCGCGGCGACTGACAACGGCTTCCCGCCGATGACCGGCACCAACTCCTTTCGGGTCCGCGTGCGGGAAGTCAACCGGCCTCCGGTGCTTGCCGGCCCGGGTCCCCAGTCCGTTGACGAGCAGAAGCCGTTCTCCCTCTCGTTGGAGGCGACGGATCCGGACCTTCCGCCCAACCTGCTGACTCACTGGCTTGTCAACGGGCCGCCCGGTCTGGAAGTCAGCGCGTCGGGGCAGGTCACCTGGACTCCGTCCGAGGCCCAGGGTCCCGGGGTCTTCCCGGTGGTTGTGGCCGTTCGGGACGACGGGGTTCCGTCCCTGAGCGCCACCAACGAGTTTTTGATCACGGTCCGCGAAGTGAATACACCTCCCTTTCTGGTCCCGGTTCCGCGGCAGGAGGTGGACGAGATGACGCTGTTCACATTGCAGTTGGCCGGACGGGACGAAGATCTGCCCGCCAATCTGCTGGTCTTTGAGCGCGTGAGCGGACCCGAGGGGCTAACCCTGAACGCCTCCGGAATGGTTTCCTGGACTCCGACCGAAGCCCAGGGCCCGGGGGACCACACGGTGGTGGTTCGGGTGACGGACAACGGGTCACCTCCGTTGAGTGGCGTCGGGGAGTTCGTGATTTCGGTGCGCGAGGTCAATCTGCCGCCCTCGCTTGCGGCGGTTCCCCTTCAGACCGTGGATTCCCTGGCTCCACTGACCCTGACCCTCGTTGGGTCGGATCCGGATCTTCCAGCAAATGCACTTCGGTACTCCTTCGTCCGTGGCCCTGAAGGGCTTACTGTCGCGGACAATGGCGCGGTGTTTTGGAAGCCGGCACCCGGGCAGGCGCCCTCGACCAATGCCGTCGTGGTCCAGGTGACGGACGGAGGTGTCCCGCCCTTGAGCGTGACCCGGGAGTTTTCGGTGATCGCCCTCGAAGTGGAGGAACGTGCCGTGATCCAGATTGGCGAAGATCACCCGACCGGCACTCCGCTGCCCATCCCGTACAGCGAGTTTCGCCCGCAAAACAATCGCAACGATCCACCGCCGGGGCAGATCACCCGCCTGCCGGACGATCCGCAGTATGATCCGGCGTCAAACCCCGAACAGGACGATGATTTCTACGTGCGCGGCATCTACCCCAGGGGCTTCAACCAGCTATCAGCAAGGCTGCTGGTCCCCAACGATGAACCGCCCTCGGCCTGGGAGCACAGCCTGACGCTTGGGGATCCCACCAACCGGTGGCATTTCCGTCTCACCGAACGTCAGGCAGTCCCGGAATCCTGGATCCGGCTTGTCATGGAGTTCGCGGTCGGTGGTTCCATCGTTTCCGGCAGCGTCGTCCCCGGATTTGCCGACCACGACATCACGGTTCGATTCCGGAACGGAGCGGGCGTCGCCACCGAGGTTTTTTCAAACCGGGTGTCCACTCCGGAGGTGGTGGTGGTGGAATTCCCGCTTTCCGATGTCGCGGCCCAACCGGGTGCCAACACCATCGAAATCGTCCGCACCGGGCCGGCCGCACCGGGGGTTTCCTATTGGATCACCTGGGATTTTCTCCGGTTGGAGGTGGACGCCGGGGGCAACGAACCGCCGGAGATGGAACCGGTGCCCGTGCAGACGATCCCGGAGGAGGCCCCATGGTCGCTGAGCCTCCGGGGAACGGATCCGGACGACCCGCCGACGCCCATCGTGTTCAGCCTGGTGGCCGGTCCCTCGGGCCTGACCATCACGCCCGAGGGTGTCGTGCGCTGGACGCCCACCGAGGCTCAGGGCCCCTCGACCAACGTTGTCAGGGTGCGGTTGACCGACAACGGAGTTCCCCGGCGAAGCGCCACCAACGAACTGGCGGTGGTGGTGCGGGAAGTCAACCGACCGCCGGTGCTCGCGGCGGTTCCGGACCAGACCGTGGACGAGCAGTCGCTTCTGACCGTGCCGCTGGGCGCCTCGGACCCCGATTTGCCGCCGAACCGGCTGACCTATTCGCTGATCAGCGGGCCACCCGGGCTGGTGGTTGGTGACTCGGGTGTGGTCCGCTGGACCCCGGGAGAGGAACAGGGACCCGCGGAATTCCGCGTGGTCGTCAAGGTCACCGACAATGGCATTCCGCCGCTGGAGGACACCCGTGAATTCGGGGTCCGCGTGCGGGAAGTCAACACGCCCCCAAACCTCGATCCCGTTTTCCCGCAAACCGTGGATGCGTTGGTGCCCCTGACCCTCCGGCTTGCCGGATCCGATCCGGACCTGCCCGCCAACCGGCTTCAATTCTCGCTGGTGAGCGGTCCGGACGGCCTGACTGTCGCCGCTGGAGGTGACGTCTTCTGGAAGCCGGAACCCGGACAGGTCCCCTCGACCAACCGGGTGACGGTGCGGGTGACGGACGACGGTGTGCCGCCCCTATGGACCGACGGGGAATTCGTGGTCGTGGCGATGGACGTCGAGGAGCGCGACGTCATCCAGATCGGGATTGACAATGATCCCTCCGAAATCCCCTACGCCGAATTCCAGCCCCAGAACAACCGGAATGATCCGCCGCCGGGGCAGGTGACCCGGGTTGCGGGTGATCCGCAGTACAATCCGCTCACGAATCCGGGCCGTGATGATGATTTTTATGTCCGCGGGATTTATCCGCCGGGCTTCAACGCATTGACCTCGCGGTTGGTGGTGCCGAATGACGAGCCGTCGTCCGCCTGGGAACACAGCCTGACCCTGGGCGATCCGACCAACCGGTGGCATTTCCGCCTGACGGAGCGTCAGGCGGTCCCGGAGACCTGGATCCGCCTGGTGATGGAGTTGCCGCTGGGAGGCGCGTCCGTGGGCGGCGTGGTGGCGCCCGGGTTTGGAGATCACGATCTGGCGGTGCGCTTTCGCAATGGTGCGGGCCGGACGACGGAGATTTTTGCGGAGCGGCTGTCGGAACCAAGAGTGGTGACCTTGGAGTTCCCGCTGGATGCGGTGGAGGCGGCGCCCGGAGCCAACACGATTGAAATTGTCCGAACCGGACCGTCCATTGCCGGCACCTCGTACTGGGTGGTGTTCGACTTCCTGCGCATGGAGATTGATGCGGGTGGCAACGAGGCTCCGATCCTGGAGGCGGTGCCGCCACAGGCCGTGGATGAGGAGACGCCGTGGACGGTCACCCTGCAGGGACGCGATCCCGACGTTCCGCCGACGCCGTTGACCTACGGGTTGGTCAGCGGGCCGTCCGGAGTGACGGTGACCCCCGAGGGGGTCGTTCGATGGACCCCGACGGAGGCCCAGGGGCCGTCCACGAACGTGGTGCGGGTCCGGGTGACGGACAACGGGGTGCCGATCCGCAGCACGACCAACGAGATTTCGGTGGTGGTCCGCGAGGTGAACCGGCCGCCCACGCTCTCGCCCATCGAGGACCGAACGATCGCGGAGTTGACTTCACTGGTCGTGCGACTCGATGCAGCCGACGCGGATCTGCCGTCGAACCAGCTCATCTACTCCCTTCTGGAGGCTCCATCGGGG
This genomic stretch from Verrucomicrobiia bacterium harbors:
- a CDS encoding MazG family protein codes for the protein MTPRNPISTPEPTRPQKPRPPRGSLPPLRQLLEIMAILRGPGGCPWDQKQDHRSLRWHAVEEVHELLDAIECGDDADLAEELGDLLLQVVFHAQLGRERRSFDFDSICRGLVTKLVRRHPHVFGETQARDVDQVWANWERIKQAEKAGSPGERTSQLDGIPRHLPGLMRAQQLLRKAVRAGLMDAPDRRLPTASRTEIAAELFRLAAECQSRGWSAEELLRAEIRRRERGFRQAETVRDRTGISPTGPHAIGKPVPRRRKRSTLPRVQHG
- a CDS encoding aminopeptidase; the protein is MADPRYARLADVLVNYSCALQKGDRILLDLIDVPDEIGVALIRAARAVGAIPIAEVRHSRLIRETVRDTGPLHAKLVRDIELSRMRRMQAYIAVRGTHNAAESSDVPGDRLRLYSKTLRPVLNHRVNQTRWCVLRWPTPSMAQAANMSTEAFEDFYFEVCTMDYRRMSRAMAPLTRRMQRADQVAIKGPGTDLRFSIKGIGAKPCEGTRNIPDGEVFSCPVRRSVEGSIQFNTPTLYAGTRFENIRLEFRSGRIVRATGSEAKRLNEILDTDAGARYIGEFSLGFNPYIMNPMCDILFDEKIAGSLHLTPGQAYEDCDNGNRSAVHWDMVLIQRPEWGGGEVWFDDELIRKDGRFLPKDLLGLNPENLRQ
- the proB gene encoding glutamate 5-kinase, producing the protein MRKPWFQNARRVVVKLGTGVLTDPGKRLDPVQITQLVAQLAGLRSRGCEVLLVTSGAVGAGMGVMGYSRRPGAIHELQACAAVGQSRLMAWYESLFRHYDLGVAQVLLTHDDLADHTRHLNARNTLITLLRRGILPIVNENDAVSITELKFGDNDRLSALVASLMSADLLVLLTTVAGLIEDFGHPGARVLPVVTQIDDTIVRMASGTNSVTAVGGMTTKIQAARIATRSGIPMVIASGRQFDVLSRILDGAEEGTLFLPSSPRLPARKRWIAFFERPRGTVFVDDGARRALIENGRSLLGPGVTRAEGVFEAGDVVSIAGNDGREFARGLIRTASTDRTPAARSEWVHRNDLVLL
- a CDS encoding PQQ-binding-like beta-propeller repeat protein yields the protein MTTRWRVLVPWLLATGLLGAADWTQFRGPNGDGVASGARVPERLDPQSILWTAPLPGRGLSSPLIIGDRIFVTATSGAKQDRLHVLCFNLADGSLRWERQFWATGRTMTHEKISGATPSPASDGRRIYALFSSNDCVALDLDGRLVWYRGLGRDYPNASNSLGMSSSLVVTDGVVITQVENDAESFTAGLDAVTGVNRWKLDRPKRSNWTSPVLITDPEGRIRVALQSFQGVTLVDPKTGTTVASYAEGASTVPSSTVSGGRLYVPSQGLTVLELAPDGTAFRQVWRSGQLRPGTPSPVVLDGRVFTLNDGGILTCADATDGRRLWQLRLQGPFSATPVAAGGRLYCVNENGVVQVVDPARVSDPEAPEAAQIGTLDLGQSIIGTPSIAADSLWVRSDGRLWRIGSPSAL